A window of Aeromicrobium sp. A1-2 contains these coding sequences:
- a CDS encoding MerR family transcriptional regulator, with the protein MSDDPTTADEYTVDELASRAQMTVRNVRAYAGRGLIDAPRLEGRTGYYNREHLQRLQLIRQLIERGFTLAAIEKAVLNAPQSVAGHTLDLMTILDQPTGAEAEIMSRDDLAALAGVDRDDTLIESLVGVGLVEKLDGDRVRLVEPTVVRSGAAAVTLGVAPETVIALFPLLRTHLRTIADEFVREVVDELVQPFIDAGLPEDDWPRIISVVESLLPIASQVTLGIFRSEFREAIDLEVERQIAGIAARRAKG; encoded by the coding sequence ATGTCCGACGACCCCACGACAGCCGACGAGTACACCGTCGACGAGCTCGCCTCGCGAGCCCAGATGACGGTCCGCAACGTCCGCGCCTACGCCGGTCGGGGCCTGATCGATGCGCCGCGGCTGGAGGGGCGCACGGGATACTACAACCGAGAACACCTGCAGCGGCTGCAGCTCATCCGACAGCTGATCGAACGCGGATTCACCCTCGCGGCGATCGAGAAGGCCGTCCTGAACGCACCGCAGAGCGTCGCCGGCCACACCCTCGACCTCATGACGATCCTGGACCAACCCACTGGTGCGGAGGCGGAGATCATGTCGCGCGATGATCTCGCCGCGCTGGCCGGCGTCGACCGTGACGACACCCTGATCGAGTCCCTCGTGGGCGTGGGACTGGTGGAGAAGCTCGACGGCGACCGGGTCAGGCTCGTCGAGCCGACCGTCGTCCGCTCCGGCGCTGCGGCGGTCACGCTGGGAGTCGCACCCGAGACCGTGATCGCGCTGTTCCCGCTGCTGCGGACGCACCTGCGGACTATCGCGGACGAGTTCGTCCGCGAGGTGGTCGACGAGCTGGTGCAGCCATTCATCGACGCGGGCCTCCCCGAGGACGACTGGCCGCGCATCATCAGCGTCGTGGAGAGCCTGCTCCCGATCGCGAGCCAGGTGACGCTCGGCATCTTCCGCAGCGAGTTCCGTGAGGCTATCGACCTCGAGGTCGAACGGCAGATCGCGGGCATCGCGGCCCGTCGCGCGAAGGGCTGA
- a CDS encoding TetR/AcrR family transcriptional regulator, producing MAHHTRVTKTVLRTARGKTSRRQDYSSSTKRALLDNATILFTDHGYAGTSLDEVVAAARVTKGALYHHFPSKLALFESVFLRVQESTTSDIEKAINASKDPWERAQIGLEKFLEVCREPEFRRICMQEGPVALGHERWQEAERAASFGIVQRVVDDLLGDLGDTQGLGEAFAVVFYGAIRSASEYVADAEDPDAASDEVQSTIGALLAGLRSLPTVG from the coding sequence ATGGCACACCACACACGGGTGACGAAGACGGTCCTGCGGACCGCTCGTGGCAAGACGTCACGACGTCAGGACTATTCCTCCAGCACCAAGCGGGCGCTGCTGGACAATGCGACGATCCTGTTCACCGATCACGGCTATGCCGGCACCTCGCTCGACGAGGTCGTCGCCGCCGCGCGGGTCACCAAGGGCGCGCTGTACCACCACTTCCCCAGCAAGCTGGCGCTGTTCGAGAGCGTCTTCCTCCGCGTCCAGGAAAGCACCACCTCCGACATCGAGAAGGCCATCAACGCGTCGAAGGATCCGTGGGAGCGAGCCCAGATCGGTCTGGAGAAGTTCCTCGAGGTGTGTCGCGAGCCAGAGTTCCGTCGCATCTGCATGCAGGAAGGTCCGGTCGCGCTGGGACACGAGCGCTGGCAGGAGGCCGAGCGCGCAGCATCGTTCGGCATCGTCCAGCGAGTCGTGGACGATCTGCTCGGCGACCTAGGTGACACCCAGGGGCTCGGCGAGGCCTTCGCGGTCGTGTTCTACGGAGCCATCCGATCGGCATCTGAATATGTCGCCGATGCCGAGGATCCGGATGCCGCCAGCGATGAGGTCCAGTCGACGATCGGCGCCCTGCTCGCGGGTCTGCGCAGCCTGCCGACGGTCGGCTGA
- a CDS encoding DUF3048 domain-containing protein — MNLRLLVVGSAVALTLTACSSSDGSTEAAMPEPSKGASAELVEISPLTGLALPNGRPDNPVFIVKIENTAGGAPQYALDQADMVMEELVEGGLTRLAAFYYSTLPAKVGHVRSTRATDIGIASPVAGQLVASGGASGTNARIRSAGITVFSEDDGAPGFSSDPAKVRPYNRLINLQTVAAKAKVTTINGTYLEWTPSSSSAAEPTPTPTGSVATSAKTATQATVRFSNSTATGWKLVDGKWQRTNGHAEAGHDLRAKTMIVMFCEVGDAGYTDPVGNPVPETKLEGTGRAMVFNGKTVTEVTWLKPSLDEPITFRGADDKPVTIDPGKVFFELVPKDGGSVNLG, encoded by the coding sequence ATGAACTTGCGCCTGCTCGTCGTGGGGTCCGCCGTGGCACTCACGCTGACTGCCTGTTCGTCTTCCGACGGGAGCACTGAGGCGGCCATGCCCGAACCCTCCAAGGGCGCCAGCGCCGAGCTCGTCGAGATCTCGCCGTTGACCGGTCTCGCGCTGCCGAACGGCAGGCCCGACAACCCCGTCTTCATCGTCAAGATCGAGAACACCGCAGGCGGCGCTCCGCAATATGCGCTCGACCAGGCCGACATGGTCATGGAGGAGCTCGTCGAAGGTGGGCTGACCCGCCTTGCCGCGTTCTACTACTCGACCCTGCCGGCGAAGGTCGGCCACGTGCGATCGACGCGGGCGACCGATATCGGCATCGCTTCGCCGGTCGCCGGCCAGCTCGTGGCGTCAGGAGGAGCGTCGGGCACCAATGCGCGAATAAGGAGCGCCGGCATCACGGTGTTCTCCGAGGACGACGGCGCGCCGGGCTTCAGCAGCGACCCCGCCAAGGTCCGCCCCTACAACCGGCTGATCAATCTGCAGACCGTCGCCGCGAAGGCCAAGGTGACCACGATCAACGGGACGTACCTCGAGTGGACGCCCAGCTCGTCGAGCGCGGCTGAGCCCACCCCCACGCCGACCGGCAGCGTCGCGACGTCGGCGAAGACCGCCACGCAGGCGACGGTGCGGTTCTCCAACTCCACCGCGACGGGTTGGAAGCTTGTCGACGGCAAGTGGCAGCGGACCAACGGGCACGCCGAGGCGGGCCACGACCTCCGCGCCAAGACCATGATCGTGATGTTCTGTGAGGTCGGCGACGCCGGCTACACCGATCCGGTGGGCAACCCCGTGCCGGAGACCAAGCTCGAGGGCACCGGCCGGGCGATGGTGTTCAACGGCAAGACGGTCACCGAGGTCACCTGGCTCAAGCCGAGCCTGGACGAGCCGATCACGTTCCGGGGTGCGGACGACAAGCCGGTCACGATCGATCCGGGCAAGGTGTTCTTCGAGCTCGTGCCCAAGGACGGCGGCTCGGTCAACCTCGGCTGA
- a CDS encoding ATP-dependent helicase encodes MSGPLSRFAPATREWFAESFDAPTPAQLGAWDGVAGDDHVLVVAPTGSGKTLAAFLSSIDRLMHEGESVGTRVLYISPLKALAVDVERNLRSPLVGITRAAARRGDQFREVTVGVRSGDTPQRDRRALVSHPPDILITTPESLFLMLTSAARETLRTVDTVIIDEIHAVAGTKRGAHLALSLERLDALLDRPARRIGLSATVRPHDEVARFLAGSAKVTVVAPESPTRLALEVEVPVDDMTKIQAPRRDEGSGARSLDDEQPRGSIWPHVEEAVMHRVLAHRSTIIFVNSRGVAERLTARLNEAYAVHTEAEATPADSGRPAAQLMGGSAQSSGAEAVLARAHHGSVSKEQRALIEDELKSGRLRCVVATSSLELGIDMGAVDLVIQVSSPPSVASGLQRVGRAGHQVGEISQGVTFPTSRQDLLGAAVTTSRMQQGLIERLDVPANPLDILAQQTVAVTALEPVDVEEWFDTVRRSAPFATLPRSAYDATLDLLSGRYPSDEFAELRPRLVWDRDAGTITGRRGAQRLAVTSGGTIPDRGMFSVNLAAGTDESGSRKVGELDEEMVYESRINDVFALGATSWRIQEITHDRVIVTPAFGQPARLPFWKGDAIGRPYELGEAIGGFVREASGLGADELAERMSGLGLDRRASDNLGAYLRDQREATGQVPSDRTLLVERFRDELGDWRVVLHSPFGRRVHAPWALAVAARIIERYGMDGSVVASDDGIVARIPDTETEPPGAELFVFDGDDLDKIVTEEVGGSALFASRFRECAARALLLPRRNPGSRAPLWQQRQRSAQLLDVARKYPAFPILLETARECLQDVYDLPALMALTRRLASREVRIAEVTTERASPFAQTLLFGYVAAFLYEGDTPLAERRASALTLDPTLLAELLGRAELRELLDPEVLEHTELELQRLTPDRRAKDVEGVADLLRMLGPLTTAEVTARLRPEVVEHAAPWLAELQDARRAIEIAMAGEVRWAVVEDTGRLRDALGVVVPMGISEAFLEVTADPLTDLISRHTRTHGPFTTDEVAARFGLGSAVAVQVLRRLARDGRLTEGEFRPQATGSEWVEPGVLRRIRSRSLAAARHQVEPVEPLTYARFLPSWQGVGSTLRGADGVLSAIDQLAGLALPASAWESLVLPARVRDYSPAMLDELTTAGEVMWSGAGTLPGNDGWVQLHPADLVLRAAGAQEIEPGPLHDAVIEALTGGGAFLFRQLADAVGTDDHGALTQALWDLAWAGRVSNDTFAPVRSLVGRGGAHRTTRSAPRARIHGRRARSPRVATQGPPTVSGRWFALTETTTDPTSRQLARTEALVGRYGVVTRGSVMAEQTPGGFAGIYRVLRELEQTGAVLRGYYIETLGAAQFAAPATVDRMRGHVSEDDRPSQSPALTLAATDPANPYGAALPWPERPVDEGASRHRPARKAGSLVVLHDGRAVLYLERGGKKALVLDEDPVRIAAAAASLVSTVRARRISRLSIETADGHPVSSTPLGSALLEAGFEPTIKGLRLDA; translated from the coding sequence ATGAGCGGTCCGTTGAGCAGATTCGCCCCGGCGACCCGCGAGTGGTTCGCCGAGTCCTTCGACGCTCCGACGCCAGCACAGCTCGGCGCGTGGGACGGCGTGGCGGGCGACGACCACGTCCTGGTGGTCGCCCCGACCGGTTCGGGCAAGACCCTCGCGGCCTTCCTGTCCTCGATCGACCGGCTGATGCACGAGGGTGAGTCGGTCGGCACCCGGGTGCTCTACATCTCCCCGCTGAAGGCACTCGCCGTCGACGTCGAGCGCAACCTCCGTTCACCGTTGGTCGGCATCACCCGGGCCGCCGCCCGGCGCGGAGACCAGTTCCGCGAGGTCACGGTCGGCGTGCGCTCCGGCGACACCCCACAGCGTGATCGCCGTGCCCTGGTCTCTCACCCGCCAGACATCCTCATCACGACGCCCGAGTCGCTGTTCCTGATGCTGACCTCCGCGGCCCGCGAGACGCTACGCACCGTCGACACCGTCATCATCGACGAGATCCACGCCGTCGCCGGCACCAAGCGCGGCGCTCATCTCGCACTGTCCCTCGAGCGGCTCGACGCACTGCTGGACAGGCCCGCCCGCCGGATCGGGCTGAGCGCCACGGTGCGACCGCACGACGAGGTGGCACGATTCCTGGCCGGCTCCGCCAAGGTCACGGTCGTCGCGCCGGAGTCGCCGACCCGGCTCGCGCTCGAGGTCGAGGTGCCCGTCGACGACATGACCAAGATCCAAGCACCACGGCGGGACGAGGGCAGCGGCGCGCGTTCATTGGACGACGAGCAGCCCCGCGGCAGCATCTGGCCCCATGTCGAGGAGGCCGTGATGCACCGGGTGCTCGCGCACCGCTCGACGATCATCTTCGTCAACTCCCGCGGGGTCGCCGAGCGCCTCACGGCGCGACTCAACGAGGCCTACGCGGTTCACACCGAGGCCGAGGCGACCCCAGCCGACTCCGGACGGCCCGCGGCCCAGCTCATGGGCGGGAGCGCCCAGTCCTCCGGCGCCGAGGCGGTGCTGGCACGGGCGCACCACGGCTCGGTGAGCAAGGAGCAGCGCGCCCTGATCGAGGACGAGCTCAAGTCCGGCCGCCTGCGATGCGTCGTCGCGACGTCGAGCCTCGAGCTCGGCATCGACATGGGCGCCGTCGACCTCGTGATCCAGGTGTCGTCGCCGCCGTCGGTCGCCAGCGGGCTCCAGCGGGTCGGCCGGGCCGGTCACCAGGTGGGTGAGATCTCGCAGGGCGTCACGTTCCCGACCTCACGGCAGGATCTGCTGGGCGCCGCGGTCACGACGTCGCGCATGCAGCAGGGCCTGATCGAGCGCCTCGACGTGCCCGCCAACCCGCTCGACATCCTCGCGCAGCAGACCGTCGCGGTCACGGCTCTCGAGCCGGTCGACGTCGAGGAGTGGTTCGACACCGTCCGCCGCAGTGCACCGTTCGCAACCCTGCCCCGCTCGGCCTACGACGCGACGCTCGACCTGCTGTCGGGTCGCTACCCCTCTGACGAGTTCGCCGAGCTCCGTCCTCGACTGGTCTGGGATCGTGATGCGGGCACGATCACCGGCCGTCGGGGGGCACAGCGGCTGGCGGTGACCAGCGGCGGCACGATTCCCGACCGCGGCATGTTCTCGGTCAACCTCGCCGCCGGCACCGATGAGTCCGGCAGCCGCAAGGTCGGCGAGCTCGACGAGGAGATGGTCTACGAGTCGCGGATCAACGACGTGTTCGCCCTCGGCGCGACGAGCTGGCGGATTCAGGAGATCACCCACGACCGAGTCATCGTCACGCCGGCCTTCGGCCAGCCGGCCCGGCTCCCGTTCTGGAAGGGCGATGCGATCGGCCGCCCCTACGAGCTCGGCGAGGCGATCGGTGGCTTCGTGCGCGAGGCGTCGGGCCTCGGCGCCGACGAGCTGGCCGAACGCATGTCGGGCCTTGGCCTGGACCGCCGCGCCTCGGACAACCTCGGCGCGTATCTGCGCGACCAGCGTGAGGCCACGGGGCAGGTTCCGTCGGACCGCACCCTGCTGGTCGAGCGGTTCCGCGACGAGCTCGGCGACTGGCGGGTCGTGCTGCACTCCCCGTTCGGGCGACGGGTGCACGCTCCGTGGGCGCTGGCCGTCGCGGCGCGGATCATCGAGCGCTACGGCATGGACGGCTCGGTCGTCGCGAGCGACGACGGCATCGTCGCTCGCATCCCTGACACCGAGACCGAGCCCCCGGGGGCCGAGCTCTTCGTCTTCGACGGTGACGACCTCGACAAGATCGTCACCGAGGAGGTCGGCGGCTCGGCCCTGTTCGCCTCCCGGTTCCGTGAGTGCGCAGCCCGGGCGCTGCTTCTCCCCCGTCGCAATCCCGGGTCACGGGCACCGCTGTGGCAGCAGCGGCAGCGATCAGCCCAGCTGCTCGACGTCGCACGCAAGTATCCCGCCTTCCCGATCCTGCTCGAGACGGCCCGCGAGTGCCTGCAGGACGTCTACGACCTGCCGGCGCTGATGGCGCTGACCCGCAGGCTGGCCTCGCGGGAGGTTCGCATCGCCGAGGTCACGACCGAGCGCGCGTCGCCGTTCGCCCAGACCTTGTTGTTCGGCTACGTCGCCGCCTTCCTCTACGAGGGAGACACACCGTTGGCCGAGCGGCGAGCCTCCGCACTGACGCTCGACCCGACGCTGCTGGCCGAGCTGCTGGGCCGCGCCGAGCTCCGGGAGCTGCTCGATCCCGAGGTCCTGGAGCACACCGAGCTCGAGCTGCAGCGACTCACGCCAGATCGCCGGGCCAAGGACGTCGAAGGCGTCGCCGACCTGCTGCGCATGCTCGGTCCGCTGACGACCGCCGAGGTCACGGCCCGCCTTCGACCCGAGGTCGTCGAGCACGCAGCGCCATGGCTGGCCGAGCTGCAGGATGCCCGCCGGGCCATCGAGATCGCGATGGCCGGAGAGGTGCGCTGGGCCGTGGTCGAGGACACTGGCCGCCTGCGCGACGCGTTGGGGGTTGTGGTCCCGATGGGCATCTCCGAGGCCTTCCTCGAGGTCACTGCCGACCCGTTGACCGACCTGATCTCGCGGCACACCCGCACGCACGGCCCGTTCACGACCGACGAGGTTGCCGCCCGGTTCGGGCTCGGCAGTGCGGTCGCGGTGCAGGTCCTGCGCCGACTGGCGCGAGACGGACGGCTGACCGAGGGCGAGTTCCGTCCTCAGGCGACTGGCAGCGAGTGGGTCGAGCCCGGTGTTCTGCGCCGGATCCGGTCGCGATCGCTGGCTGCGGCCCGGCACCAGGTCGAGCCGGTCGAGCCCCTGACCTATGCGCGCTTCCTGCCCTCATGGCAAGGCGTCGGCAGCACACTGCGTGGCGCCGACGGTGTGCTTTCGGCGATCGACCAGCTCGCAGGGCTGGCCCTGCCGGCCTCCGCCTGGGAGTCGCTCGTGCTGCCGGCTCGGGTGCGCGACTACTCCCCCGCAATGCTCGACGAGCTCACGACGGCGGGCGAGGTCATGTGGTCCGGCGCCGGCACCCTGCCGGGCAACGACGGGTGGGTGCAGCTGCACCCCGCCGACCTGGTGCTGCGCGCCGCAGGTGCCCAGGAGATCGAGCCCGGGCCACTGCACGACGCCGTGATCGAGGCGCTGACCGGTGGTGGTGCATTCCTATTCCGCCAGCTCGCCGACGCCGTGGGCACCGACGACCATGGCGCGCTGACCCAGGCACTGTGGGACCTCGCGTGGGCCGGCCGGGTCAGCAACGACACCTTCGCCCCGGTGCGTTCGCTCGTCGGACGTGGCGGCGCCCACCGCACGACCCGATCCGCCCCGCGGGCGCGGATCCACGGTCGTCGGGCCCGTTCGCCTCGGGTCGCGACGCAGGGGCCGCCGACTGTCAGCGGCCGCTGGTTCGCGCTCACCGAGACGACCACGGACCCGACCAGTCGTCAGCTCGCTCGCACCGAAGCCCTCGTGGGCCGCTACGGCGTGGTGACCCGCGGATCGGTCATGGCCGAACAGACGCCCGGCGGCTTTGCCGGCATCTACCGCGTCCTGCGCGAGCTCGAGCAGACTGGCGCGGTGCTGCGTGGCTACTACATCGAGACCCTCGGTGCCGCACAGTTCGCCGCGCCTGCCACGGTCGACCGCATGCGTGGCCACGTCAGCGAGGACGACCGCCCGAGCCAGAGCCCCGCCCTGACCCTTGCGGCCACCGATCCGGCCAATCCCTACGGCGCGGCCCTGCCGTGGCCCGAGCGCCCCGTCGACGAGGGGGCGAGTCGGCACCGCCCGGCCCGCAAGGCCGGCTCCCTCGTCGTGCTCCACGACGGCCGAGCTGTGCTCTATCTCGAGCGCGGCGGCAAGAAGGCCCTGGTCCTCGACGAGGATCCCGTGCGGATCGCTGCGGCCGCAGCGTCACTGGTGTCCACGGTGCGGGCCCGGCGGATCAGCCGCCTCTCGATCGAGACCGCCGATGGTCACCCGGTCTCATCGACGCCGCTCGGCTCGGCACTGCTCGAGGCCGGGTTCGAGCCCACGATCAAGGGACTGCGGCTCGATGCCTGA
- a CDS encoding YqgE/AlgH family protein gives MDTLRGRLLVATPAIESGPFLRSVVFLLDHDVDGALGVIVNRPLDSEVDDVLPDWAGLVNAPVCLFEGGPVAMDSALALGVIADVAPAGWRQMAGRVGLVDLEAPLPGHGEFTGLRVFAGYAGWGADQLEAELEEGAWLVVDALDTDLTSPQPETLWREVLRRQDDDVRFWTTFPDDPSAN, from the coding sequence ATGGACACGCTGCGAGGCAGGTTGCTGGTGGCCACCCCGGCCATCGAGTCGGGCCCGTTCCTGCGCAGCGTCGTGTTCCTCCTCGATCATGACGTCGACGGTGCGCTGGGCGTGATCGTCAACCGCCCCCTCGACTCCGAGGTCGACGACGTGTTGCCGGACTGGGCCGGGCTCGTCAACGCCCCGGTGTGCCTGTTCGAGGGTGGGCCAGTCGCGATGGACTCGGCCCTGGCTCTCGGTGTGATCGCCGATGTCGCACCGGCCGGCTGGCGGCAGATGGCGGGTCGGGTGGGGCTGGTCGACCTCGAGGCCCCTCTGCCCGGGCACGGTGAGTTCACCGGGCTCCGGGTGTTCGCGGGTTACGCCGGGTGGGGTGCCGATCAGCTCGAGGCCGAGCTCGAAGAAGGCGCGTGGCTCGTCGTCGACGCCCTCGACACGGACCTGACCTCGCCCCAGCCCGAGACGTTGTGGCGTGAGGTGCTGCGCCGACAGGACGATGATGTGAGGTTCTGGACGACATTCCCCGATGACCCCTCGGCCAACTGA
- a CDS encoding DNA-formamidopyrimidine glycosylase family protein: MPEGDTVWRTAHHLHEALADRVLTRTDFRVPAHATVDLSGQTVDEVVSRGKHLLIRTTTHSIHSHLKMEGAWHVQRLDTDWRRPGHTARAVLENDEWQAIGYSLGILEVLDRHDEQAAVGHLGPDLLGHDWDIEEAVHRVTAVGERPVFLALLDQRNVAGFGNEYVNELLFLMGLAPTRPVGEVADVRRVLSRGQRMLDVNKSRVERSFTGSTKHGEERWVYRRERARCRRCRTPLRHGTLGDKPTSERNIFWCPHCQV; encoded by the coding sequence ATGCCTGAGGGCGACACGGTCTGGCGCACCGCGCACCACCTCCACGAGGCACTGGCCGATCGTGTGCTGACCCGCACCGACTTCCGCGTGCCGGCACACGCGACCGTGGACCTCAGCGGTCAGACCGTCGACGAGGTTGTCAGCCGAGGCAAGCACCTGCTGATCCGCACCACGACTCACTCGATCCACTCGCACCTCAAGATGGAAGGTGCGTGGCACGTCCAGCGCCTCGACACCGACTGGCGCCGACCCGGCCACACCGCTCGTGCCGTGCTGGAGAACGACGAGTGGCAGGCGATCGGCTACTCGCTGGGCATCCTCGAAGTGCTGGACCGGCACGACGAGCAGGCGGCGGTCGGGCACCTGGGCCCGGACCTCCTGGGCCACGACTGGGACATCGAGGAAGCCGTACACAGGGTCACTGCGGTCGGCGAACGGCCGGTCTTCCTCGCACTGCTCGACCAGCGCAACGTCGCCGGGTTCGGCAACGAGTACGTCAATGAGCTGCTGTTCCTGATGGGGCTCGCGCCGACCCGTCCGGTCGGCGAGGTCGCCGACGTGCGGCGCGTCCTGTCACGGGGTCAACGCATGCTTGACGTCAACAAGTCACGTGTCGAGCGGTCGTTCACCGGCAGCACCAAGCACGGCGAGGAGCGCTGGGTCTACCGCCGCGAGCGGGCCCGGTGCCGCCGCTGTCGCACACCGCTGCGCCACGGCACGCTCGGCGACAAGCCGACGTCCGAGCGCAACATCTTCTGGTGCCCGCACTGCCAGGTGTGA